From a single Lactococcus allomyrinae genomic region:
- the uxaC gene encoding glucuronate isomerase: MKFLSDDFLLENEMAKTLFHNYAKDMPIIDYHCHLEPQEIYENKKYENLTQIWLGGDHYKWRLLRANGVPERLITGEASDYDKFFAFAETLEKSFGNPIYEWTHLELKRFFNIDKLISRATADEIWEEANAKLATDAFTPRNLIKNSKVKVLVTTDDPASDLPYHNLLSAEEKDFKVLPGLRPDHLIMMRNGAFSDYLTQLSAAAKIEITDFGSLIEALSARFAYFHEMGGRLSDHSLSTYYFVNSDRATIDQIVQKAIKNEPVSDLEYHQYITALMLEIMKLNQKYGWTLQLHVNVNRSINPIALQEIGENTGFDTIGTQANISEELTKLFTAAAYRGIIPKTIFYSLNPNDWMELATMMGCFQGKGVQQLQLGAGWWFNDTAEGMTHQLQTFASQSLLPNFVGMLTDSRSFLSYPRHEYFRRVLCNFIGSLSEAGRVPDSEALLGKMVKDISYTNAYDYFGFFENGD, encoded by the coding sequence ATGAAATTTTTATCAGATGACTTTTTGTTAGAAAACGAGATGGCAAAAACGTTATTTCACAACTATGCTAAAGATATGCCCATCATTGATTATCACTGTCATTTAGAGCCACAAGAGATTTATGAAAATAAAAAATATGAAAATCTAACACAAATTTGGTTAGGCGGAGACCATTATAAATGGCGCTTGTTGCGCGCTAATGGCGTTCCTGAACGTTTGATTACAGGAGAAGCCTCAGATTATGACAAGTTCTTTGCTTTTGCAGAAACACTCGAAAAATCTTTCGGAAATCCAATCTATGAATGGACCCATCTGGAGCTGAAGCGTTTTTTCAATATTGACAAACTCATCAGTCGTGCTACGGCAGATGAAATCTGGGAAGAAGCCAATGCAAAGCTTGCTACTGACGCTTTTACACCACGAAATCTTATCAAAAATTCTAAAGTCAAAGTTCTTGTGACCACAGATGATCCTGCAAGTGATTTGCCTTATCACAATTTATTATCCGCTGAGGAAAAAGACTTCAAAGTCTTGCCAGGACTGCGTCCAGATCATTTGATTATGATGCGAAATGGCGCTTTTTCTGATTATTTGACACAGCTTTCAGCTGCTGCAAAGATTGAAATTACAGACTTTGGAAGTTTAATTGAAGCACTGTCAGCACGTTTTGCTTATTTTCACGAAATGGGAGGACGACTGTCAGACCACTCACTGTCTACATATTATTTTGTCAATTCTGACAGAGCCACGATTGATCAGATTGTCCAAAAAGCCATCAAAAATGAACCAGTCAGTGACCTTGAATATCATCAATATATTACTGCTTTGATGCTAGAAATCATGAAACTCAATCAAAAATACGGATGGACCCTCCAACTTCATGTCAATGTTAATCGCTCCATCAATCCCATAGCTTTGCAAGAAATTGGTGAAAACACAGGCTTTGACACCATCGGTACACAGGCTAATATTTCAGAAGAATTAACCAAACTTTTCACAGCAGCAGCTTATCGCGGGATTATCCCCAAAACAATCTTCTACTCGCTCAATCCAAATGACTGGATGGAGCTTGCGACCATGATGGGCTGTTTCCAAGGAAAGGGTGTGCAACAGCTGCAACTTGGCGCAGGCTGGTGGTTCAACGATACGGCTGAGGGCATGACGCATCAACTTCAGACTTTCGCTTCGCAGAGCCTTTTACCAAACTTTGTAGGTATGCTGACGGACTCACGGAGTTTCCTGTCTTATCCGCGCCACGAATATTTTCGCCGCGTGCTCTGCAACTTTATCGGCAGTCTTTCTGAGGCCGGGCGAGTGCCAGATAGTGAAGCCTTACTTGGAAAAATGGTGAAAGACATTAGTTATACCAATGCATACGACTATTTTGGTTTTTTTGAGAATGGAGACTAG
- a CDS encoding aldose 1-epimerase family protein, translated as MFTLKNTRLTVKINPKGAELTHIIDNKTGQDFIWNGEEWAKHAPILFPAIGRSTEDEYLLDGKLYPMQQHGFATDYDFEILEQRTDFIKLLLKDNPETYQSFPFHFEFIIIYRLEDNALNVAFEVKNLTEKSMSFALGFHPAFNLPGKFEDYQIRFATNDKVLKTFDIVKNPFPYRSGKLTTFVQPVSEFSLERQMFADGLVIFDNKINQVKLSSVLTDYTVSLEMSGFPYLCLWTKEDVALPYLCIEPFSGLPDVINQKQELLEKEGNHMLTAHEAATYKVKLTFDN; from the coding sequence ATGTTTACACTAAAAAATACAAGATTGACCGTTAAAATCAATCCAAAAGGAGCAGAATTAACTCACATTATTGATAATAAAACAGGTCAGGATTTTATCTGGAATGGCGAAGAATGGGCTAAACACGCGCCTATCTTATTTCCAGCAATCGGTCGTTCCACGGAAGACGAGTATCTGTTAGATGGCAAGCTTTATCCGATGCAACAGCACGGCTTTGCGACAGATTATGACTTTGAGATTCTTGAGCAAAGGACTGATTTTATTAAGCTTTTACTCAAAGATAATCCTGAAACTTATCAATCATTTCCTTTTCACTTTGAATTTATCATTATTTATAGACTAGAAGACAATGCCTTAAACGTGGCATTTGAGGTAAAAAATCTGACAGAAAAATCAATGTCATTTGCATTAGGATTTCACCCTGCTTTTAACTTACCAGGAAAATTTGAAGATTATCAGATTCGATTTGCGACCAATGATAAAGTACTCAAAACTTTTGACATTGTCAAAAATCCATTTCCTTATCGTTCAGGAAAACTGACAACTTTTGTTCAGCCTGTCAGTGAATTTTCCCTTGAGCGTCAGATGTTTGCTGATGGTTTAGTTATTTTTGACAATAAAATCAATCAAGTAAAACTTTCATCAGTATTGACAGATTACACGGTCAGTTTGGAAATGAGTGGTTTTCCCTACCTTTGTCTGTGGACAAAAGAAGACGTGGCGCTTCCTTATCTGTGCATTGAGCCTTTCAGCGGCTTACCTGATGTCATCAATCAAAAACAAGAACTTTTAGAAAAAGAAGGAAATCATATGCTGACAGCACATGAAGCAGCAACTTATAAAGTTAAATTAACTTTTGACAACTGA
- a CDS encoding MFS transporter yields MAEKKKSSWVYTPKEINTARGLRYGLTDLMGGGWNNIVSGVIFVFVLSQGISPLFTGAVLGIGRIIDAIWSLFFGAITDRFYRTRLGKRFGRRHFWIAVGGVLFAILFPMFWISTTSWQYYLWVYVAIEVAISMILIPWETLPTEMTPDYKKRTTLSGNRMFISATGTAIVFFTLAVLKSFNNPNAYLYTGITWTIIFVIAIFTSWRSTWERPLTPEFLAELDAQPRLGFGGFLKKTVTDYFGTFRNKSFRKHLLVYLLSFTGKDFYSTLLPTFIVVGISGMSANSPWILQALSAFGILSTIAAVKIMVSHGPKYLFTLSYVSIIIAMIGYFIVYMTGVNNPMWMLIIVSILYQLGRGILEFTPWNVFPFIPDVDRIYTHGDKAGVYASVMTFFRKSTGALATYVAGWLLEAIGFDSATMTTHANTPLGIQHGIMMIFIVVPIVLIALALIAARTFKLNRENHDVLKSELKRLEDGGSKADVTPKAREVVEMLTGHPYDECWPDEADI; encoded by the coding sequence ATGGCAGAAAAAAAGAAAAGCTCTTGGGTTTATACCCCAAAAGAAATTAATACGGCGCGAGGGTTGCGCTATGGCTTGACCGACTTAATGGGTGGCGGTTGGAATAACATTGTTTCTGGTGTTATTTTCGTTTTTGTCCTCTCACAAGGCATTAGTCCGCTATTCACTGGCGCGGTGCTTGGGATTGGGCGAATTATTGATGCGATTTGGTCATTATTTTTTGGGGCAATCACGGACAGATTTTATCGAACGCGACTTGGCAAACGTTTTGGGAGAAGGCATTTTTGGATTGCGGTAGGCGGTGTCCTTTTTGCAATCTTGTTCCCTATGTTTTGGATTTCAACGACAAGCTGGCAATATTATCTATGGGTTTATGTTGCCATTGAAGTTGCTATTTCCATGATTTTGATCCCTTGGGAAACATTACCTACGGAAATGACACCAGATTATAAAAAGCGTACGACTTTGTCGGGAAATCGGATGTTTATCTCAGCGACTGGGACAGCGATTGTATTCTTTACGCTGGCGGTATTAAAATCTTTCAATAATCCAAACGCTTATCTCTACACTGGGATTACATGGACAATTATTTTCGTGATTGCGATTTTTACCTCTTGGCGCTCGACTTGGGAACGTCCTTTGACACCAGAATTTTTGGCAGAACTTGATGCACAACCTCGATTAGGTTTTGGTGGTTTCCTCAAGAAAACTGTCACAGACTATTTTGGTACCTTTAGAAATAAGTCTTTCCGCAAACATTTGTTGGTTTATTTGTTGAGTTTCACAGGCAAGGACTTTTATTCTACATTGTTGCCAACCTTTATCGTGGTTGGAATTTCAGGTATGTCGGCCAATTCACCTTGGATTCTTCAAGCTTTGTCTGCATTTGGGATTCTCTCGACGATTGCAGCGGTCAAAATCATGGTTTCTCATGGACCGAAATACCTGTTCACACTGAGCTATGTTTCTATTATTATTGCTATGATTGGTTATTTCATCGTCTATATGACAGGTGTGAACAATCCGATGTGGATGCTGATTATTGTTTCTATCCTTTACCAACTTGGGCGTGGGATTTTGGAGTTCACACCTTGGAATGTCTTTCCTTTTATTCCTGATGTAGACCGGATTTACACACACGGCGACAAGGCCGGTGTTTATGCATCCGTCATGACTTTCTTCCGCAAATCAACGGGTGCGCTTGCGACTTATGTTGCAGGATGGTTGCTTGAAGCGATTGGATTTGATTCAGCAACCATGACGACACACGCCAATACACCACTAGGTATCCAGCACGGGATTATGATGATTTTCATTGTTGTACCGATTGTACTTATCGCTTTGGCTTTGATTGCCGCACGTACTTTTAAGCTCAACCGTGAAAATCACGATGTTTTGAAATCAGAGCTGAAACGTTTAGAAGATGGTGGCTCAAAGGCTGATGTTACACCAAAAGCTCGTGAAGTGGTTGAAATGTTGACAGGTCATCCTTATGATGAATGTTGGCCTGACGAAGCTGATATTTGA
- the uxuA gene encoding mannonate dehydratase: MKMTMRWFGHDADKVKLADIAQVPGVTGVVGMIMDIPAGEIWPKARIKALKEEIESAGLELKVIESVNIHDDIKIGLPTRDHYIENYKTTIRNLAEFGIEVICYNFMPVFDWLKSDLDYRLADGSQTMAFIAKDIPADPQEIIDRVQAADGGFSLPGWEPERLSEVKKLLTAYKNVDEAKLRENFAYFLKAIIPTCEEVGIKMAVHPDDPPYSMFGLPRVVKNRDDLDWICNVVDSPSNAITLCTGSIAEDPANDVYAIMAEFVKRDRIPFAHVRNIKFLPSGKKDFYEAPHKSEYGSLDMYKILKAMYDNGFDGYIRPDHGRMIWGETGRPGYGLYDRALGASYLNGLWEALEKNDSTL; this comes from the coding sequence ATGAAAATGACAATGCGCTGGTTTGGGCATGATGCTGACAAGGTCAAGCTTGCTGACATCGCTCAAGTACCAGGAGTGACAGGCGTGGTGGGGATGATTATGGATATTCCTGCAGGCGAGATATGGCCGAAAGCGCGGATTAAAGCACTCAAAGAAGAAATCGAGTCGGCAGGACTTGAGCTTAAAGTCATCGAGTCGGTGAATATCCATGACGATATCAAAATTGGTCTGCCAACGCGCGACCACTACATCGAAAATTACAAGACAACCATCAGAAACCTTGCTGAGTTTGGGATTGAAGTCATCTGTTACAACTTCATGCCTGTCTTTGACTGGCTCAAGTCGGATTTAGATTACCGATTGGCTGATGGGTCACAGACGATGGCTTTCATTGCAAAAGATATTCCTGCTGACCCGCAGGAAATTATTGACCGAGTGCAAGCCGCTGACGGCGGATTTTCACTGCCTGGTTGGGAGCCTGAACGACTGTCAGAAGTTAAAAAATTACTGACAGCTTACAAAAATGTTGACGAAGCAAAATTACGTGAAAACTTTGCTTATTTCCTCAAAGCCATTATCCCAACTTGTGAAGAAGTCGGCATCAAAATGGCAGTTCACCCTGATGACCCGCCTTACAGTATGTTTGGCCTGCCTCGTGTCGTGAAAAATCGTGATGATTTGGACTGGATTTGTAACGTTGTTGATAGCCCATCAAATGCGATTACACTATGCACAGGTTCAATCGCCGAGGATCCAGCAAACGACGTCTATGCAATCATGGCAGAATTTGTCAAACGTGACCGTATTCCATTTGCTCATGTGCGCAATATTAAGTTTTTGCCAAGTGGTAAAAAAGACTTCTACGAAGCACCTCACAAGTCTGAATATGGCTCGCTTGACATGTATAAAATCCTCAAAGCTATGTATGACAACGGTTTTGATGGCTATATTCGTCCTGACCACGGGCGCATGATTTGGGGTGAAACAGGGCGCCCTGGCTATGGACTCTACGACCGCGCGCTCGGTGCCAGCTATCTTAATGGACTTTGGGAAGCTCTGGAGAAGAACGATTCGACACTTTGA
- a CDS encoding mannitol dehydrogenase family protein, with translation MVKLVDSYLEKAEEFKSANIQVPLFDQEKIAERAAENPTWIHFGGGNLFRCFHAVVAQDLLNKGEMNAGVIVAETYDDEVIEKMYHAYDNRFLSVTMKADGNFDKELIAAVADSFYFNAENIEGWAALTRIFENPSLQFTTFSITEKGYSLRDSQGNLTALALSDIQGAGKPVTNMGAITYLLYARYKAGKFPIAMVSTDNFSENGQKLQEGVLTIARGWVENEIVEQSFYDYLINPQKVSFPWSMIDRITPNPSETVGQLLAASGFEDTEILHTAKHTNIAPFGNTEEVHYLVIEDSFPNGRPALEKAGVIMTDRDTVNDADQMKVTACLNPLHTALAVFGCLLDYHSIADEVANPDLLALIKNLGYGEALPVVKNPKIINPRDFIDQLLTKRLPNKNIPDTPQRIAADTSQKIPVRYGVTIGHYVTNPKFSVSSLEFIPLVIAAWCRYLTGINDDLAKFTPSPDPLLDELQSYLASAKFDGSTENVSELLRPILSNKSIFPQEMYVTGLAGKIETYFAQMLTGKGAVFATLKKALANHGKDY, from the coding sequence ATGGTAAAGTTGGTTGATTCTTACTTGGAGAAGGCAGAGGAGTTTAAAAGTGCTAATATTCAAGTTCCTTTATTTGACCAAGAGAAGATTGCCGAGCGTGCGGCAGAAAATCCCACATGGATTCATTTTGGTGGAGGAAATCTTTTTCGCTGTTTCCACGCTGTGGTTGCACAGGATTTGTTGAACAAAGGAGAAATGAACGCAGGTGTCATTGTGGCAGAAACCTATGATGATGAAGTGATTGAAAAAATGTATCATGCTTATGATAATCGATTTTTGTCAGTTACGATGAAAGCAGATGGCAATTTTGACAAAGAACTGATTGCGGCAGTTGCGGATAGCTTTTATTTTAATGCTGAAAACATTGAGGGGTGGGCAGCGCTGACAAGAATTTTTGAGAATCCGTCCTTGCAGTTTACAACTTTTTCAATTACAGAAAAGGGTTATTCACTTCGTGATTCTCAGGGAAATTTGACGGCGCTTGCACTTTCGGATATTCAAGGAGCTGGAAAACCTGTGACCAACATGGGCGCAATCACTTACCTGCTTTATGCGCGTTATAAGGCTGGAAAATTTCCTATTGCGATGGTCAGTACTGACAATTTTTCAGAAAATGGTCAAAAGTTGCAAGAAGGAGTGCTGACCATTGCGCGAGGCTGGGTAGAAAATGAAATTGTAGAGCAAAGTTTTTATGATTATTTGATTAATCCGCAAAAAGTGAGTTTTCCTTGGTCAATGATTGACCGAATCACACCCAACCCGTCTGAAACAGTTGGTCAGTTGCTTGCTGCGTCTGGTTTTGAAGATACAGAAATTTTGCATACGGCAAAACATACCAATATCGCGCCTTTCGGCAATACTGAGGAAGTACATTATCTAGTCATTGAGGACAGTTTCCCGAATGGACGCCCTGCACTTGAAAAAGCTGGTGTCATCATGACTGACCGTGATACGGTCAATGATGCGGATCAGATGAAAGTGACAGCCTGCCTCAATCCACTGCACACAGCGCTTGCGGTATTTGGCTGCTTGCTGGATTATCATTCGATTGCAGATGAAGTGGCTAATCCTGATTTGCTTGCCTTGATTAAAAATCTGGGTTATGGTGAAGCTTTGCCTGTGGTGAAAAATCCAAAAATCATTAATCCGCGCGATTTTATTGACCAACTTTTGACAAAACGCCTCCCCAATAAAAATATTCCTGATACACCACAGCGTATTGCAGCAGACACTTCACAAAAAATCCCTGTGCGCTATGGCGTGACGATTGGGCATTATGTGACGAATCCGAAATTTTCTGTCAGTAGCCTCGAGTTTATTCCGCTAGTTATTGCTGCTTGGTGTCGCTATTTGACAGGCATAAATGATGATTTGGCAAAATTTACACCTAGTCCAGATCCATTGCTTGACGAATTACAAAGCTATCTAGCTTCTGCCAAATTTGACGGTAGTACGGAAAATGTGTCAGAACTCTTGAGACCGATTTTGAGCAATAAATCCATTTTCCCACAAGAGATGTATGTCACTGGATTAGCTGGAAAAATCGAAACTTACTTTGCGCAGATGCTGACAGGAAAAGGCGCAGTGTTTGCGACTTTGAAAAAGGCATTGGCAAATCATGGAAAGGACTACTAA
- a CDS encoding GntR family transcriptional regulator yields MNESNFNLQSQAYKQIIGKILRNEYIPGQKISQKSIEKDLQLGRTPVREALLRLRRDGLIYTIPQSGTFVTKIDLDAAINARFIRENLERKIVYEAANTEDNLLLSQARDAIALQEKYAANGEYNKFFEADEEFHKTFYLTTNHAQVWDWLQTVNTQFNRFRWLRLAISELPWNTLIEQHKEILDAVENHEPERADAAVARHLHLMFEEEMTVLTSFPEYFDNLPE; encoded by the coding sequence ATGAACGAATCGAATTTTAATCTACAGAGTCAGGCTTATAAGCAAATTATTGGTAAAATTCTACGAAATGAGTATATTCCTGGACAAAAAATTTCACAAAAGAGCATTGAGAAGGATTTGCAGCTTGGACGCACGCCTGTTCGTGAGGCTTTGTTGCGTCTGCGCCGTGATGGTCTTATTTATACTATTCCCCAATCTGGCACTTTTGTCACCAAAATTGATTTAGATGCAGCGATTAATGCACGCTTCATTCGAGAAAATTTGGAACGTAAAATCGTTTATGAAGCTGCTAACACCGAAGATAACCTTCTTTTATCACAGGCACGAGATGCGATAGCACTACAGGAAAAATATGCTGCTAACGGCGAATACAATAAATTTTTTGAAGCCGATGAAGAATTTCACAAAACTTTTTATCTCACAACCAATCATGCACAAGTGTGGGATTGGCTTCAGACCGTCAATACCCAGTTCAACCGTTTCCGCTGGCTTCGTTTAGCTATCTCTGAACTCCCTTGGAATACGCTGATTGAGCAGCACAAAGAAATCCTAGATGCTGTAGAAAATCACGAACCAGAGCGCGCTGATGCTGCCGTAGCAAGACACTTACACTTGATGTTTGAGGAAGAAATGACTGTACTGACTAGCTTCCCTGAATATTTTGATAATCTTCCAGAATAA
- a CDS encoding ABC transporter permease yields MKALSKKFSSLTTLLALVILMIVITIINPNFLTTNNLLNLLLQVTANGFIAFGMTFVILTSGIDLSVGAILALSSAVSAGFIAQGMPIPLAVLCAILIGAFLGAVNGALVAYGKLAPFIVTLATQMVYRGATLVFTNGNPITKHLDSYFLAYIGQGYLLGIPFPVILMILVFIILWIVLHKTAFGKSVYALGGNEKAAYISGVKLNKVKIAIYTLSGAMSAISGLIITSRLSSATPQAGSGYEMYAIAAVVLGGTSLMGGKGRMFGTMIGVLIIGVLNNGLNIIGVSAFWQQVIQGIVILIAVLIDVIRSKRSK; encoded by the coding sequence GTGAAAGCCTTATCGAAAAAATTCAGTTCTTTAACCACACTACTTGCTCTGGTTATCTTGATGATTGTCATCACCATTATCAATCCAAATTTTTTGACAACAAATAATCTGTTAAACTTGCTCTTGCAAGTTACTGCCAATGGATTTATTGCTTTTGGAATGACCTTTGTCATCTTAACTTCAGGTATTGACCTTTCAGTCGGAGCTATTTTAGCACTTTCAAGTGCAGTTTCGGCAGGATTTATCGCTCAAGGGATGCCGATTCCGCTGGCAGTACTTTGTGCAATATTGATTGGTGCGTTTCTTGGAGCTGTCAATGGTGCCTTAGTTGCCTACGGAAAATTAGCACCATTCATCGTAACTTTAGCGACTCAGATGGTTTATCGTGGGGCAACACTCGTTTTTACTAACGGGAATCCGATTACTAAACACTTGGATAGCTACTTCCTTGCTTATATCGGTCAAGGCTATCTTCTTGGTATTCCATTTCCAGTCATTCTAATGATTCTTGTTTTCATCATTCTCTGGATTGTCCTACATAAAACAGCTTTTGGTAAGTCAGTTTATGCCCTTGGTGGAAATGAAAAAGCTGCTTATATTTCAGGAGTTAAACTTAATAAAGTTAAAATCGCTATTTATACTTTATCTGGTGCGATGTCAGCAATTTCTGGACTGATTATTACCTCACGTCTATCTTCTGCGACACCACAAGCAGGATCAGGCTATGAAATGTATGCAATCGCGGCTGTTGTTCTTGGTGGAACATCGTTGATGGGTGGTAAAGGACGGATGTTTGGCACAATGATTGGTGTGTTAATCATCGGTGTACTAAATAATGGACTAAATATCATCGGCGTTTCAGCATTCTGGCAACAAGTGATTCAAGGAATTGTTATCCTGATTGCTGTTTTGATTGATGTGATTCGTAGCAAAAGGAGCAAATAG